The following nucleotide sequence is from Cinclus cinclus chromosome 23, bCinCin1.1, whole genome shotgun sequence.
TGAGGTGAAAAAGCCCCTTTGCCAGTGGCAGCTTTAGATTCAAAATCTCCCCCCCGCGAGAATCACAAAACGTTAACTATTGTACAAGGGAACCATCCTGGTGATGCCCTGCCTGCAGATTGGGCATTTTTTGGGCTCGGGAAGAGCCTGGTAGCACTCGTGACAGGAGCAGACGTGGCCACACTCCAGGAAAACGCAGGATTTGGTGCTGCTCAAGCAGACCACGCAGGCGTTTTTGAGACCCTCCCCCCCCTCGGCGTTTGTCAGGCGCTCCTGGGCCTGCCGGAATTCTTCCTGCATCTGCCTGAGGTGCTGCCTCTCGCGGTGGTGCCGGTATTGTTTCCGCAGCAGGAAGAAGAGGACGGCGCAGGTGGCAAAGCCAAAAACGACGGTCAGGATTTTCCAAAACCGGGCGCTGGACTCTTGTTTCTGCAGCAAGGACTCGAAATCCAGGGAGCTCAGGTAGTAGGGCATGCCCTGCTTCGGGGGCTGCAGCCTGATGGTGGCGTTGTCCAGGACCAGCTCTCCCACCCCGGTCAGGGCCGTGCCTACCTTCAGCATTTGCTCCGTCTCCTGGATTCCCTTGGGACGCTCCCCGCTGATGTAGTGGCCGATGACGTCCGTGAAGGATTGGACAGAGGGGTGGAACTTCTCATACACcgtctccaggctgagctcgGCAGCATCCAGAGGCTTTATCACCCTCACAGAGTGAGATCCGGTGCTGTCCTCTGCAGGGACCAGGTCAAAGGGGGTGGTGTTGGTTCTCTGGTGGATGATCTTCTCGTAGTCGCTcctggggagggagaaggggtgGAAGTGAACTGACTTCCCCTGATGGGAAACACAGCCTGGGATGACCTGCTGCTTTTGGGGACTCCCAGTGGAGTTTCTTTGATGTGGGTCTCAGGAGAATACTTCTCCCTTCATGGCACTATCCAGGTGTGCACCAGGCCACTCCACCCTCACCTTGGTGTTCCACAAGTAGTGGGCTTCTCCAGTCCccatctccttcctcctcacctgcctgtgGTGTTCCCAGCTGTCAAAACCATCCCGTGAGGAGAAGCACCACGTGTCATACAGCCCAATTTGATAAGTGTTACCAAATGCTTATCAAACAGCATCACTGGGCTCTGTTTCAGCAGTTCTGGGATCCTCCTCAGGTCCCCAGGTGCAGGGATCACCCAAATCCAATTAGTTTCTATTCTGCAAGTGAGGTTTTTTTCGGGAACACCATCCTCTGGCCACCTCTGTAACAAGGTGGGGTTGATCAATGTTCAGCCTGTGTTGGGTTACTTGACATGCTTttctcctccagcccctctgtgAAAGCCCTAAAATCAGCCAGATACGCCCTGTTATGGCAGCTGTCACTGTGGGGGCTACTTTGGGATCCAGCTGTGAGGCACTTGGTCACTCTGGGCACACCTGATGCCATTTGGTGTCAGACCCCCCGAGGGCAGCAGAGGTGTTTGAGGGTACCAGGCACTTACCAGAGGTGGGTGGTCCTGTTCCACACCATCTTGTGCTCCTGCAGCGTCAGCCTCTGAATCACACCCTTGCAGTTCTCCACAAACTGACTGCTCAGGGTCTCCTTCACTGACCGCACCACACCTGGAACAGGAGTCCAAGGGGTAGGTGAGGTGCTCATTAAACAAACTTTGGACAAGGACTTGGAATGACAGGACCatggggaatggcttcacactgacaggtTGTGATGGGCTgctgggaagaaatccttccctgggaggccctggcacagagtgcccagagaagctgtggctgcccctggatccctggaagcctccaaggccaggttggacagggcttggagcaacacTGGAtaggaaggtgtctctgcccatggcagggggtggaactggatgagctttaaggtctctttcaaccaaaaccattctagAAAATGGTTAAAAAGTGGTTAATTAAAAGGGTTTTCAGGAGTCTGTGGTTGCTTGGCAGGGTGGTAGGGGGGATATGACCTGATGGGGACagaaggaggagctggggatgaAATCCCCCAGTGAGGAGCAGCTGTAGGGCAGGATGTGCCTCCCCACCGATTTGGGGCTCCGCTTCAGGTCCTGTTTGAAAGGAATGAGGAATTTGTCCTTACAAATAGATTGTGGATCTGCTGGTAGATAAAACAAGATACTAAGAGATAAAATAAACAATGGGAAGAACCCTAAATTCCATATTAATTCCACTGATTGgcacaaagaaaaggaaagggggggTTGGGGTTATACATTAGAAGGGGTTCCTAAGGTATCAGGCATTTCGGGAAGTCTAtacctctcaagtacctcagccaatggggaaagagagagggaaatgtggcTGGGAAATGaggataaaaaggaggctgcatCCTCTAGCAATTTGAGAGACCCCATGGGAAATGCCCTCTCCCTTTATTCGAATAAAGTTATAGGattcctctgtctcctttttggacataaaccttcggtgtttgtggattaattttcctgacacgACCCTACCTTCTATGACCGCATAGGGCACGCAGCGCCCTGGCGCCTCCAGCAGCACGGCCCGCAGGTCTCCGTCCAGCCGGACCTTCCTAGCGCCCTGCGGAGAGCAAACAGAGGCCGCGGCTCAGCCTGCGCGACCAGGCCGCGGCTCGGGGCCGGGCTCATGCATTTCCCCGTCGCACCCCTCGCACGCACCTCGAGCCCGCGGGCCACGCGAGCCTTCTGCCGGTAGACGGAATAGAGCAGGGCGGTGATGGCGGTGCTGGCGGCCAAGAGCACGGCCTGTGCGGCCGAGGGCCGCCCGCCGCCCTCCATGACCGCCAGGCCTGCCGTTACCGCGGCAACCGCCCGCCGCGCCCGCGCGTGGTGATGACGTCACGAGCGGCGCTCTGGCAGCCGCAGCGCCGCCATCGAGACGGGGAGGTCCCCCAAGGCCGGGCGGGGGGACTCCGCAAAAGCCTTGTTGGGGTGCGGGGCTAACACAGATTGCACCCCTACAGAGGCTGCGGTCAGGTCCCGGCCCCACGGAGCTTTAGGGGATAAACCCCATCTTTGGGAGTTCGGGGGGAAGGGACAGGTGTCAGCCTCCACACCCCTTTACCCCCCCCCTCCACCCTGGGGTCTTGGGGAAGACTTCAAACTCCAGCCTCACCAGTATCTGAGGGTGGATTAGCCCAGATCTCAGTCATCCCTTAGGATGTCGTCAGCTGGCCCCAAATCTTAATGCTGCCGGGTGCGGGATGGGGGAAGCATCCCCCGTGCCCCCCTTCCACCTTAGGGGTGGGGGGGCAACCCAAATCTCACCCTTCTGCTAGGTTTGGGGGAGAAGTGGTCACACCAAAGCACGTCCCCCCGTGGCTGGGAAGGGAtatctccccaaatcccagccctatAGCACCTTGGGGAAGGGGTTACAACCCCTCActgggctgtggggcagcagcaccACATGGCCCCTCCACTGTGAGGGCTCAGCCTTAGgaagcagcccccagccccacaaaGGGCCATGGCAGGGTGACAGGTCCCTGCTGTCAGGGACACAAtaccccccccacccccgccaTCTCCTTACCATCGCTTAGTCTGGGAAAGCAgcaaaaggggaaggaaaaaaatagcaatttttcGTGAATAACTGATCTTCAGGCCCTTGGTGCTAATTTGGAGTGTGTGGGGGGCATGCTCCCCAGTTCTGCTCTCCAGTGGGGTCCGAGGGGCCAAACCCCCATCACTGCTTTCCTGACGTGGGCGCCACAGCCGTTCCCCAgctctatattttaaaaatcaagttgCCATGACTACGCggagctgctctccccagccctCGGTGCCGCAGGAAAGCACTGTGGACCCCGCAGCCCCCCCTCCTTGGCTTGCCTTTTGAGGGGTAAATAGAGcataaaccccaaaaactgccTCAGTGCCGAGCTTAACTCTGTCATCCGCCAGGGTCTGGCCAAGACACAGGTGCCGTCACACCACAGGAAACGcacattaattttattattatggCCGCTGTGGAGGAGGCATGAGAGCAGGTTCATGTCCAGCTCCGGGAGGGAGGGGCGTCCCTGGGGTGCAAACCCACCCCCACCGTGGGTCTTCCTGCCAACGGAGCCTCTGTCTTGTCCAGATTGATCCTCAAGAAGGGTCCAGCACCGGCTTTGGGTGCAGGGAGGGCACCTCATGCCTGGTGACCGCCGGCGCTCAGCACACGGCAGCCCGGGGCCCGCGCAGGCTGCACCCTCTCATGTCGCTGGCCAGCCGCAGCACGGCCGCTCGCTCGGGGTCCCCCAAGGGCGTCCCGGTACCGAaggcctcctcctcctcctcctccaggatGGAGCTGAGCCGAGGGGCGCAGCGGGCCCGCTCGGCCGGCGGGCGGTAGGGACACTTGGCGTTGAGCAGCCTGCGGAGGGGCACCAAGGGCACGATGGCATcgcccaggagctgctgctggacgTGGCGGAAATCGCTCTGTCTCTTGAGGCGCTTGAACTCGTTGAATGCGGAGGCCGAGGTCTGGTAGAGGAGCAGGGCCATGGCACGCGCCTTGTCGGCCTTGGAGACCAGCACGGCGTGGCAGCGCAGCACCACCGCCTTGTTCTTCACCTGGTGCCGGTACACCCAGGCGAACACCTTGGGGTGCCGGCGGTCGGCGGCGCAGTAGGTGATGCGGTGCAGCAGGTACGCGTGGCCCGGCCGGCGGGCTCCCTTCTCGCAGGGCGTCATGCGGATGCCATGAGGGCCCAGCGTCAGCTTCATCTTGGCCCCACCGGCGCCCGCCTCGCTCTTGGCCCAGATCTTGCCCACCGCCTCCTCGGTGCATCCCTCACCCTTGGCGTGCAGGGTGACGGCGTTGCCCAGGTACCGCACCGTGTACGTCGGGTCCTCCTTGTTCAGCTCCACTTTCTGGCGCTTCCCGCGGAAGACGCTGCCCAGCCGCTCCAGCGGGCACTCGGGCAGCAGGTCCGGGCAGGAGCGGAGGAAGCCGGCCAGCAGCGCCGCGTAGCTCAGCCCCGGCCCCAGGCTCTTGCCTTTGCACTTACGTTCATTTTCCACCAGCACGAACTTGCTCCGGCGCCAGGGCAGCATCTCGGCTCCGCTCCGCTAATCCCGGCCTCGTTCACAAGCAGCGGGACCCCCCTCCCCAAGCCGGTTTGGGGGGGTGTCCCCGCACACCCCGCGCAGGGGGTGAAGCCCGTAGCTCGGCAGCGGGACGAGGCCGCCGTATCCGATCCGGCTGCCCACGGAGGATGCGGAGCCGAGGAGCCGAGGAGCCGCCGCGTTCCGGGTGCCGCCTGCGCCTGATGCTGCGGGGACGCGGCTCTCCGTGGGCTGCTCCACCTCCCCGAGCACGCGGGGAGCCGCCGGTGAGCGAACGGCCCCCGCCGGCTCCGTGCGCGCTGGCTCCGTGCTCCGTGCCCCGGCAGGGAGAGGAAGCCGAGGGGGAAATCAAACCCCCCACTCCCATGCAGCAACCAGACCCTCAGCGCCGAAACTCACCGGCGTGAGGGACAATTCTCTAATTTCTCACTCGGGGGGATGTGGGAGGATGATTTTGGGAGGGTCAGATGATGGCTTCTGACACTGGAACGACAAAAAGGTGGGATTTCCTCCCCTCCCAAACCAGTACATTGCACAAGGGTGTGTGCCAGGATTTGCAGATCCTGCAGCTTTGCTGGCGTTTTTTCCTCCAAACCTCCCATTTGCCTGTTATTGCCCCTGTTATTTCCAAGTCAGTCAGACCTTGCTTCTCGTCTCCTTTTGGGCTGAGCTGGCTTTTAACCTGTTGCTTTTATCTCTGGCCAAGGCCCTAGGACAGCTTCTCTCCAGGAGAAATGGAATGTTATTTCCCCATGGCACATCTcaggggggaatttggggggagcTCTGCAAGGTTTCAGCCCTGCAGTGGAGCCTGAGGCTGCTCAGGATTCAGTGCCTTTGGCTCAAACCctgattttcatcttttttttttattttttttttttattaaaccaTCTGGATGTAAAGCAGGGAGACCCCCGGACTTGGGGATGCTCTGTTTGCCTTGGGATTGAAAaatggagaggaaggagaaaggggtAAAATAACACAGTGTGCTCCCACTTTTAGTCTATGTGGGGAAGAAAACCAGGGTGGGATGTTGCAGGGAGCAGGAAGCCATttcccagcagcttcccagaTTTTCTGCAGTTTGAGTGAAGCAAATACAACCTTAAAATAGCAGCTTCACAGGCAGACAGCACCAGCCCCACTCTCTCACTGCCGCGGCCTCGGCAGCCTCATAAGTTTTTGCagccaaaataataaaaaatgcatgaattcgtctgtttttcagtttttct
It contains:
- the MUL1 gene encoding mitochondrial ubiquitin ligase activator of NFKB 1 is translated as MEGGGRPSAAQAVLLAASTAITALLYSVYRQKARVARGLEGARKVRLDGDLRAVLLEAPGRCVPYAVIEGVVRSVKETLSSQFVENCKGVIQRLTLQEHKMVWNRTTHLWSDYEKIIHQRTNTTPFDLVPAEDSTGSHSVRVIKPLDAAELSLETVYEKFHPSVQSFTDVIGHYISGERPKGIQETEQMLKVGTALTGVGELVLDNATIRLQPPKQGMPYYLSSLDFESLLQKQESSARFWKILTVVFGFATCAVLFFLLRKQYRHHRERQHLRQMQEEFRQAQERLTNAEGGEGLKNACVVCLSSTKSCVFLECGHVCSCHECYQALPEPKKCPICRQGITRMVPLYNS
- the FAM43B gene encoding protein FAM43B, yielding MLPWRRSKFVLVENERKCKGKSLGPGLSYAALLAGFLRSCPDLLPECPLERLGSVFRGKRQKVELNKEDPTYTVRYLGNAVTLHAKGEGCTEEAVGKIWAKSEAGAGGAKMKLTLGPHGIRMTPCEKGARRPGHAYLLHRITYCAADRRHPKVFAWVYRHQVKNKAVVLRCHAVLVSKADKARAMALLLYQTSASAFNEFKRLKRQSDFRHVQQQLLGDAIVPLVPLRRLLNAKCPYRPPAERARCAPRLSSILEEEEEEAFGTGTPLGDPERAAVLRLASDMRGCSLRGPRAAVC